In Pecten maximus chromosome 10, xPecMax1.1, whole genome shotgun sequence, one genomic interval encodes:
- the LOC117335552 gene encoding DC-STAMP domain-containing protein 2-like: MKKNKIPVDAEKPPSRWKRIEENPEHLLHKLLLSSTEEHQCLKALFGIIWGVVTGGIFYVLITFSFGYDYDVSGWISIGVTLLMCIGLALSTHFRCVVIMIVPTLCTGRGRVAVMATIFGILLSGPVMNISDNANQVSTSMACTSELIYNQSQLLRKQLEEPIRQIARQIQYSLEDLQEAGQSLQKAIDPVREAVEDFNGKIKEAANAVKEAAQKCHQGVNQVYQDCVDGINTVRRDCEEELGVIDRFGDTVKDGVETGLDAIGDGIDKVDDIFRGIGRRKRSCDWSLPWQLHRQIKLECRKERRHKRFASGVCRIFDISDVCDVLKPGTAFCSILNTLQDVTNVALRETRDIIFTLTDFFEFGVNSNADLYGNINSSQTAAQIMANVRADIKERTELFNKIIKVLTYTLAFPLLFLFIRSAMYVRNYRKKDYFDNKYISMRFKMYDDRRKQQGKRSVLPLKKIEKRKYIDTRSKLLSATEMKMVKSGVVSVVLQLLITVVTIVADYVLFYVLIIIQRFGNVNVSVSGDSNVSLMVEGNGFIAKMIESVLTAVEIDTDFAVDFNITQCLPDPKKPKVQTSFVLLGLYFLAFIFIFTQAYGLRMRAKIAAYFYPEQERERIKYLHEKITLKRKSKLLWCAKNLKSRRKRNAILSHIPLAGYIAHITESCNCGPQTETTCLGCQEAFTGVTEFHICRTTGCDGVYCRDCFMEMNEKCAVCKTTTKSMKRGAVNWPMSQKKNRNKQ, from the exons atgaagaaaaacaaaattcctgTAGATGCAGAGAAACCACCATCTCGATGGAAAAGAATTGAAGAAAACCCGGAGCATCTTCTGCACAAACTTCTTCTAAGCAGTACCGAAGAACATCAGTGTTTAAAGGCGTTGTTTGGTATAATATGGGGTGTTGTAACAGGAGGTATCTTCTACGTTCTTATCACATTCAGTTTTGGTTACGACTATGACGTTTCCGGTTGGATATCCATAGGGGTAACACTGTTAATGTGCATAGGTTTGGCCCTCTCCACTCACTTCCGGTGCGTTGTCATCATGATTGTTCCTACCCTCTGCACAGGACGAGGGAGGGTGGCAGTCATGGCAACCATATTTGGGATCCTGCTATCTGGACCAGTGATGAACATCTCGGACAACGCCAACCAAGTATCAACTAGTATGGCATGTACGTCCGAACTCATCTACAACCAAAGTCAGCTTTTGCGCAAGCAGTTGGAGGAACCCATCAGACAAATCGCTAGACAAATTCAGTATTCGTTAGAAGACTTGCAAGAAGCTGGACAAAGTCTTCAAAAGGCAATTGACCCAGTGAGAGAAGCAGTCGAAGATTTTAACGGCAAAATCAAGGAAGCGGCTAACGCCGTAAAAGAAGCAGCGCAG aAATGTCATCAGGGAGTTAATCAAGTTTACCAGGATTGTGTTGATGGGATAAACACAGTCCGGCGTGACTGTGAGGAAGAGCTAGGAGTTATAGACCGCTTCGGAGACACAGTTAAGGACGGTGTAGAAACCGGGTTGGATGCAATAGGCGACGGAATTGATAAAGTCGACGACATTTTTAGAGGAATAGGGCGCAGAAAGAGATCCTGCGATTGGTCACTTCCATGGCAACTCCATCGTCAAATAAAGTTAGAGTGTCGGAAGGAAAGGAG GCACAAGCGTTTTGCTTCCGGCGTTTGCAGAATATTCGATATTTCCGATGTGTGTGACGTGTTAAAGCCAGGAACGGCCTTCTGCAGCATCTTGAATACTTTGCAAGACGTCACCAATGTGGCACTTAGAGAAACGCGCGACATTATATTTACACTCACTGACTTCTTCGAGTTCGGCGTCAATTCAAATGCAGATTTGTATGGAAATATCAACTCCTCTCAGACTGCAGCACAGATCATGGCAAACGTCCGAGCGGATATCAAGGAAAGGACAGAGCTcttcaataaaataatcaaagtTTTAACGTACACCTTAGCCTTTCCTTTACTGTTTCTTTTCATTCGATCGGCGATGTACGTCAGGAATTATCGCAAGAAAGATTACTTCGATAACAAATACATATCGATGCGGTTTAAAATGTATGACGATAGACGAAAGCAACAAGGGAAAAGGTCAGTGTTACCACTGAAAAAGATAGAGAAAAGAAAGTACATCGACACTAGATCTAAACTCCTCTCCGCCACAGAAATGAAGATGGTCAAATCAGGCGTTGTCTCCGTTGTTCTTCAGCTGCTGATAACAGTAGTTACCATTGTCGCCGACTACGTTTTATTCTACGTCCTCATTATAATACAGCGATTCGGCAACGTCAACGTTAGCGTATCCGGGGATAGCAATGTTTCTCTTATGGTCGAAGGAAATGGATTTATTGCAAAGATGATAGAAAGTGTGTTAACGGCTGTCGAAATAGATACTGATTTTGCAGTTGATTTCAATATAACCCAATGTCTTCCTGATCCTAAAAAACCAAAAGTTCAAACCAGTTTTGTTCTTCTCGGTTTATATTTCCTGGCGTTCATTTTCATATTCACACAGGCATATGGTTTGCGCATGCGTGCCAAGATTGCCGCCTATTTCTACCCAGAACAGGAAAGGGAACGTATAAAATATTTGCATGAAAAGATTACTCTTAAACGCAAGTCTAAACTTCTTTGGTGTGCGAAAAATTTAAAATCCCGACGAAAGAGGAACGCCATCTTGTCCCACATTCCATTGGCTGGGTATATCGCACATATAACAGAAAGTTGTAACTGTGGACCCCAGACCGAAACAACGTGTCTCGGATGTCAAGAGGCATTCACTGGTGTGACGGAGTTCCATATCTGCCGTACTACCGGATGTGACGGCGTGTACTGTAGGGATTGCTTTATGGAAATGAACGAGAAGTGCGCGGTGTGTAAAACTACCACTAAGAGTATGAAGCGTGGAGCGGTCAATTGGCCGATGAGTCAGaagaaaaatagaaacaaacaataa